CATATTCGGCGTGGGTGAGCAGGCCCGCGTCGACCAGTTCGGCGGGGCTTGCCACACCGTGCACGTAGCGGCCGACCCACATCAGCGTGTGGAGATCGCGCAGCGCGCCCTTGCCGTTCTTGACGTTGGGCTCGACCAGGTAGCGGCTATCTCCGAACTTCTCGTGCCGCGCGTCGCGCTCGGCGAGCTTGGCCGAGACGAATTCGGCCGCGCTCCCCGCTACCACCTCCTTGCGGAAGCGCTCGGTCGCCTCGCCGAACAGGGCGGCATCGCCGTCGACCAGTCGCGATTCGAGCATGGCGGTGCGGATCGTCATGTCCTCGCGCGCCAGCGACAGGAGTTCGGGAATGGTGCGGATCGCCTGGCCGACCTTCAGTTTGGCATCCCACAGGGCGTAGAGGGTCGCCTCGATCACCTGCTCGCACCACGGCGCGCGCGGGTGCGGGGTCAGGAACATCAGGTCGATGTCGCTGTACGGCGCCATCTCGCCCCGGCCGTAGCCGCCCAAGGCCACCAGGCTGACCCGCTCGCCCGACGAGGGGTTGGGATTGGGGTAGGCGCAGCGGGCGGCGGCAAAGGCCTGGCGGACCAGGCTGTCGGTGAAGCCCGAGGCAAAGGCGGCATGTTCGCGCCCGCAGGTCGGATTGGCGAAGGCGCGCTCCGCCAGGTCGGCGCGAAAGGCCGTAAGCCGCTCAAGGAGGTTAGGCTGGTCAGCCATCCGCCGAAGAGTGGGACAGCGCCTTCAATCGGTAAAGGGCCTGCAATGCCTCGCGCGGGGTGAGCGCATCAGGATCGATGTCGCTGAGCGCCTCGGCCAGCGGATCGGGCGCGGGCTCCGCTGCCATCGCGGCCGCGAACAGGGGCAGGTCGTCGAGCCCGGCGGCGATCCCGCCGGTGGCGTCGCGGCCCGCTTCGAGCTTGGCCAGCACCGACTTGGCGCGCGACACCACCGTCGGCGGCAGGCCGGCCAGCCGCGCCACCGCGATCCCGTAGCTGCGGTCGGCCGCGCCTTCGGCGACTTCGTGGAGAAGGACCAGATCACCCTTCCATTCGCGCGCCCGGACGTTGTGCAGCGACAGGCAGGGCAGGCGCCCGGCCAGTCGGGTCAGCTCATGATAATGGGTCGCGAACAGCGTCCGCGAGCGCGCCTCGTCGTGCATCGCCTCGACCACCGCCCAGGCGATCGCGAGGCCGTCGTAGGTCGAGGTGCCGCGCCCGATCTCGTCGAGGATGACCAGGCTGCGGGGGGTGGCCTGGGCGAGGATGGCGGCGGTCTCGACCATCTCGACCATGAACGTCGAGCGGCCCCGCGCGAGATTGTCGGACGCACCGACGCGGCTGAACAGGCGGTCGACCAGGCCGATCTTGGCGCGGCTTGCCGGTACGAAGCTTCCGGCCTGGGCGAGCAGCGCGATCAGCGCGACCTGCCGGAGGAAGGTCGACTTGCCGCCCATGTTGGGGCCGGTGATCAGCCACAACCGGTCGCTCGCGCCAAGGCAGCAATCGTTGGCGACGAAGCGGTCACCCGACTTGCCCAGCGCGCGTTCGACAACCGGGTGGCGGCCGCCCTCGATCTCCAGGCACGGCCCTTCGTCCAGCGTGGGACGGACCCAGCCGCCTTCGCCGGCGCGCTCGGCCAGCGCGGCGGCGACATCGATCCGGGCCAGCGCATCGGCGGTGGTGCTGATCGGTGCGGCCTCGCCGACCGCGTGGGCGGTCAGCCGCTCCAGATGCGCCTGCTCGAGGGTCAGGGCGTGGCCGCCCGCTTCGAGCACGCGGCTCGCTTCCTCGTGCAACGCGGGGCTGTTGAAGCGCACCGCCCCGGCCATGGTCTGGCGATGGGTGAAGCCGCTGTCGGGCGCGAGCAGCCGGTCGGCGTGTTTTGCCGGCACCTCGACATGGTAGCCGAGGACGGCGTTGTGGCGGATCTTGAGTGCGGAGACGCCCGTCGCCTCGCGGTAGCGGCCTTCGAGTTCGGCGATCGCGCGGCGGCCGTCGCTGGAGGCCGAGCGCAACGTGTCGAGTTCGGGGTCATAGGCCTCGGCGATGAAACCGCCCTTGGCTGCGTCGAGCGGCGGGCTGGGGACCAAAGCGCGGGCCAGCTCTTCGATCAGGGTCTGGTGCCCGCCGAGCAGCGGCAGCAGGTCGTCGAGCAGGCGTGGGCGCAATGCCGTTGCCGCCAGCGTGGCGGCGAGGTCCGAAGCGCCCCCCAGCCCGTCGCGCAATGCCGCCAAGTCACGCGGTCCGCCGCGCCCGGCGACCAGCCGCCCGAGCCCACGTCCAAGATCGGGCAGGCTGCGCAGCGCCGAGCGCAGGCGGTCGCGGCGGATCGGCTCCTCGGTGAACCAGGCGACGAGGTCGAGCCGGTCCTCGATCGCCGCCCGGTCGGTCAGCGGCGCGGCAAGGTCGGTGCCGAGCAGGCGGCGCCCGGCGGCGGTGACGCAGCGGTCGATCTCGCCCAGTAACGATCCCGCCACAGTCCCCTCGGCCGTGCGGCAGATCTCCAAGCTGATCCGGGTCGCGGCATCGATCGCCATGTGCGCTGAGCGTTGCACCCGGCGGGGAAGGCCGAGGAAGGCGGTCGCCTCGCGCTGTGTCGCGTCGAGATAGGCGAGCAGTCCGCCGGCCGCGGCAAGCTCGGCGCGTCCGGGCCCGCCAAGGCCGTCAAGGTCGGCGAGGCCGAAGCGGCGCTTGAGGGCGCGTTCGCCAGCGAGGCTGTCGAACCCCTCGTGGCCCCAGCGCGCCTCGATCCCCGGCACCGGCTCGGCCCCGATCACTTCGGCTGGTCCGAGCCTCGCCAGTTCGGCGGCCAGCTCATGACCAGCGCAGGCGACGAGTTCGAAGCGTCCAGTCG
Above is a window of Sphingomonas glaciei DNA encoding:
- the mutS gene encoding DNA mismatch repair protein MutS; this translates as MARADADTPMMQQYHRLRDEAGDALLFYRMGDFFELFFEDAKVAAGCLDIALTKRGDGVPMCGVPVHAAESYLARLIRAGHRVAIAEQIESPAEARKARGSKALVERAIVRLVTPGTLTEDTLLDSGSANWLAALARVGDESAIAACDISTGRFELVACAGHELAAELARLGPAEVIGAEPVPGIEARWGHEGFDSLAGERALKRRFGLADLDGLGGPGRAELAAAGGLLAYLDATQREATAFLGLPRRVQRSAHMAIDAATRISLEICRTAEGTVAGSLLGEIDRCVTAAGRRLLGTDLAAPLTDRAAIEDRLDLVAWFTEEPIRRDRLRSALRSLPDLGRGLGRLVAGRGGPRDLAALRDGLGGASDLAATLAATALRPRLLDDLLPLLGGHQTLIEELARALVPSPPLDAAKGGFIAEAYDPELDTLRSASSDGRRAIAELEGRYREATGVSALKIRHNAVLGYHVEVPAKHADRLLAPDSGFTHRQTMAGAVRFNSPALHEEASRVLEAGGHALTLEQAHLERLTAHAVGEAAPISTTADALARIDVAAALAERAGEGGWVRPTLDEGPCLEIEGGRHPVVERALGKSGDRFVANDCCLGASDRLWLITGPNMGGKSTFLRQVALIALLAQAGSFVPASRAKIGLVDRLFSRVGASDNLARGRSTFMVEMVETAAILAQATPRSLVILDEIGRGTSTYDGLAIAWAVVEAMHDEARSRTLFATHYHELTRLAGRLPCLSLHNVRAREWKGDLVLLHEVAEGAADRSYGIAVARLAGLPPTVVSRAKSVLAKLEAGRDATGGIAAGLDDLPLFAAAMAAEPAPDPLAEALSDIDPDALTPREALQALYRLKALSHSSADG